From Streptomyces sp. TLI_053, a single genomic window includes:
- a CDS encoding alpha/beta hydrolase — protein MPFAASPSARVSYTVEGSGHPPLVFVHGTGFGAGGTFGHLTGDFTDTRTVLLPDFAGCGDTEDDGRELTPELLAEQIAAVIEAAGDGPADVVGFSLGSVVAATLAALRPELVRSLVLTAGWSRPDDAYLRNHMTTWRAISGDAEAFGRFGTLTAFSRDHLNSLEPDALEGIIKGNEPTEGALRHIDLNLSADIRPLLPRITARTLVIGCTQDATVPVGLSRELADAIAGSTYAEIDSGHVVVYEQGAEWSRLVREFVLQEG, from the coding sequence ATGCCCTTCGCCGCCAGCCCCAGCGCCCGCGTCTCCTACACCGTGGAGGGCTCCGGCCACCCGCCCCTGGTCTTCGTGCACGGCACCGGCTTCGGCGCCGGGGGCACCTTCGGCCACCTCACCGGTGACTTCACCGACACCCGGACCGTCCTGCTGCCGGACTTCGCCGGCTGCGGCGACACCGAGGACGACGGCCGCGAGCTGACCCCCGAACTGCTGGCCGAGCAGATCGCCGCCGTGATCGAGGCGGCCGGCGACGGCCCGGCCGACGTGGTCGGCTTCTCGCTCGGCTCGGTGGTCGCCGCGACCCTCGCGGCGCTCCGCCCGGAGCTGGTGCGCAGCCTGGTGCTCACCGCCGGCTGGAGCCGCCCGGACGACGCCTACCTGCGCAACCACATGACCACCTGGCGCGCCATCAGCGGCGACGCCGAGGCGTTCGGCCGGTTCGGCACCCTGACCGCGTTCAGCCGCGACCACCTGAACTCGCTGGAGCCCGACGCGCTCGAGGGCATCATCAAGGGCAACGAGCCCACCGAGGGCGCGCTGCGCCACATCGACCTCAACCTGAGCGCCGACATCCGCCCGCTGCTGCCCCGGATCACCGCCCGCACCCTGGTGATCGGCTGCACCCAGGACGCCACCGTCCCGGTCGGGCTCTCCCGCGAGCTGGCCGACGCCATCGCCGGCAGCACCTACGCGGAGATCGACAGCGGCCATGTGGTCGTCTACGAGCAGGGCGCCGAGTGGTCCCGACTGGTCCGCGAGTTCGTCCTCCAGGAGGGCTAG
- a CDS encoding MFS transporter yields MSPSAGAEQQAAGPRRSGLLLALLAFAQLIVSIDYNIVYVALPEIGSGLDFSAQNLQWVVSAYAVAFGGFLLFGGRASDLFGRRRMFVLGLLLYAGSSLLGGLANTPGLLIAARALQGLGGAFLFPATLALVVLSFTEGRERNRALSVWAAAGASGMIIGSLAGGVLTQAFGWEAVFYVNVPLAGGAALLAPRLIGADGPRDGSRSFDLPGALTATAGATLVVFTLVQGPASGWTSPTVLTTAVLGLGLLAAFVAIESRTADPLMPLRLFRNRNLSTGVLTTFLFMASFGTLLYFLTVYFQTVHEYSALRTGVAFLIPMVCGFVGSMLGGRLATRFGARNTLIASYLLGALGTAATALTMAPDGSYVALLPGLVVLSLCQGVIFTTMFSASATGVHPYEQGIASGIVSTGQQVGSAVGLGILVAIANAGTDGLTGEALRSATTDGLRTAVLVATGGIVALVLVALGFERAPRRAGATAENASAKSLV; encoded by the coding sequence ATGTCCCCGTCCGCCGGTGCCGAGCAGCAGGCCGCCGGGCCACGCCGTTCGGGCCTCCTGCTGGCCCTGCTGGCGTTCGCCCAGTTGATCGTCTCGATCGACTACAACATCGTCTACGTGGCGCTCCCGGAGATCGGCAGCGGCCTCGACTTCTCCGCCCAGAACCTCCAGTGGGTGGTCAGCGCCTACGCCGTCGCCTTCGGCGGCTTCCTGCTCTTCGGCGGCCGCGCCTCCGACCTGTTCGGCCGCCGCCGGATGTTCGTCCTCGGCCTGCTGCTGTACGCCGGCTCCTCGCTGCTCGGCGGCCTGGCCAACACACCCGGCCTGCTGATCGCGGCCCGCGCCCTCCAGGGCCTCGGCGGCGCCTTCCTGTTCCCCGCCACCCTCGCCCTGGTGGTGCTCAGCTTCACCGAGGGCCGCGAACGCAACCGGGCGCTCTCGGTCTGGGCCGCCGCCGGCGCCAGCGGCATGATCATCGGCTCGCTGGCCGGCGGGGTGCTCACCCAGGCCTTCGGCTGGGAAGCGGTGTTCTACGTCAACGTGCCGCTCGCGGGCGGCGCCGCCCTGCTCGCCCCCCGGCTGATCGGCGCCGACGGACCGCGCGACGGATCCCGCTCGTTCGACCTGCCGGGCGCGCTGACCGCCACCGCCGGGGCCACCCTGGTGGTCTTCACCCTCGTCCAGGGCCCGGCCTCCGGCTGGACCTCGCCGACCGTGCTCACCACCGCCGTGCTCGGCCTCGGCCTGCTCGCCGCCTTCGTCGCGATCGAGTCCCGCACCGCCGACCCGCTGATGCCGCTGCGGCTGTTCCGCAACCGCAACCTGTCCACCGGCGTGCTGACCACCTTCCTGTTCATGGCCAGCTTCGGCACCCTGCTGTACTTCCTGACCGTCTACTTCCAGACCGTGCACGAGTACAGCGCCCTGCGCACCGGCGTCGCCTTCCTGATCCCGATGGTCTGCGGCTTCGTCGGCTCCATGCTGGGCGGCCGGCTCGCCACCCGGTTCGGCGCCCGGAACACCCTGATCGCCTCCTACCTGCTCGGCGCGCTCGGCACCGCCGCGACCGCGCTGACCATGGCGCCGGACGGCAGCTACGTCGCGCTGCTGCCCGGCCTGGTCGTCCTGAGCCTGTGCCAGGGCGTCATCTTCACCACGATGTTCTCCGCCTCCGCGACCGGCGTGCACCCCTACGAACAGGGCATCGCCTCCGGCATCGTCTCCACCGGCCAGCAGGTCGGCAGCGCGGTCGGCCTCGGCATCCTGGTGGCGATCGCCAACGCCGGCACCGACGGCCTCACCGGCGAGGCCCTCCGCTCCGCCACCACCGACGGGCTGCGCACCGCCGTCCTGGTCGCCACCGGTGGCATCGTCGCACTCGTCCTGGTCGCGCTCGGCTTCGAGCGCGCCCCCCGCCGGGCCGGGGCCACCGCCGAGAACGCCTCCGCCAAGAGCCTCGTCTGA
- a CDS encoding NADPH:quinone reductase, with amino-acid sequence MRAAFIPRLGPASDIRYGEVPEPVPGPTDVLVDVAAVSVNPVDTFVRSGLFPTPLPFPFVIGRDLVGTVARVGPGAPRFAPGDRVWTNSLGHDGRQGAAAERAAVPADRLYHLPPGVDPTTAVAVVHPAATAHLALFTHGGLRTGETVLVAGGGGNVGGALIVLAAEAGARVVTTARPDDAEHCRALGATKVLDYRSPDLPDLVRAACPGGIDLHLDTSGTNDLTTAVDLLAPRGRIVLLAGARSRPELPAGQLYMKDGSIRGFVISHASGAELADAAATVNRLLAAGRLRPRALEIRPLSAAAETHQRLEKGELNGRRVVLTTPGP; translated from the coding sequence ATGCGTGCAGCGTTCATCCCGAGGCTCGGACCGGCGTCGGACATCCGCTACGGCGAGGTGCCCGAGCCGGTCCCCGGGCCCACCGATGTCCTGGTCGACGTGGCCGCCGTCTCGGTCAACCCGGTCGACACCTTCGTCCGCTCGGGGCTCTTCCCGACCCCCCTGCCCTTCCCGTTCGTGATCGGCCGGGACCTCGTGGGCACCGTGGCCCGGGTCGGCCCCGGCGCCCCCCGCTTCGCCCCCGGTGACCGCGTCTGGACCAACAGCCTCGGCCACGACGGCCGGCAGGGCGCGGCCGCCGAACGGGCCGCCGTCCCGGCCGACCGGCTCTACCACCTGCCCCCGGGCGTGGACCCGACGACGGCCGTCGCCGTGGTCCACCCGGCCGCCACCGCCCACCTCGCCCTGTTCACCCACGGCGGGCTGCGCACCGGCGAGACCGTGCTGGTCGCGGGCGGCGGCGGCAACGTCGGCGGCGCCCTGATCGTGCTCGCCGCCGAGGCCGGCGCCCGGGTGGTCACCACCGCGCGCCCCGACGACGCGGAACACTGCCGGGCCCTCGGCGCCACCAAGGTCCTCGACTACCGCTCCCCCGACCTGCCCGACCTGGTCCGCGCCGCCTGCCCCGGCGGCATCGACCTCCACCTCGACACCTCCGGCACCAACGACCTCACCACCGCCGTCGACCTGCTCGCCCCGCGCGGCCGGATCGTGCTGCTCGCCGGCGCCCGCTCCCGCCCCGAACTGCCCGCCGGACAGCTCTACATGAAGGACGGCTCGATCCGCGGGTTCGTCATCTCGCACGCCTCCGGCGCCGAACTCGCGGACGCCGCCGCCACCGTCAACCGGCTGCTCGCGGCCGGCCGGCTGCGGCCCCGGGCCCTGGAGATCCGGCCGCTGAGCGCCGCCGCCGAGACCCACCAGCGGCTGGAGAAGGGCGAACTCAACGGCCGCCGGGTGGTCCTGACGACACCCGGCCCGTAA
- a CDS encoding acyltransferase yields MATDRLLAQPGPRPAGGSGARTTQPSASRLPSLTGLRFPAALAVFAYHAALPIPTLRFFADDSTEFRFVDLADQAGGLGVAFFFVLSGFVLTWSARPGDTATGFWRRRLVKIVPNYVVAWALAMIFFAGSYTPVRTAVLNLLMLQVWIPDFNTYFSVDPPSWSLGAELVFYLSFPLLHRFLRTIRPERLLYWIGGTVAAIVATPALAYLVLPDTPGVPGGYESSVVQYWFSYVLPPVRLLDFALGILVALAVRSGRWRDIGMVWSGVLLVAGYAATRWVPYLYAQRVTTVVPIALLVASAAIADRDGRFTPFRNRAMTWLGEISFAFYLLHFVVLTEMRDLLGTKLYSTPEGIGLLLLAIGVTVLLSWVLYRLVEAPITKRFSSPRRKPAGPAPTS; encoded by the coding sequence ATGGCCACCGACCGACTCCTCGCCCAGCCGGGACCGAGACCCGCCGGCGGGAGCGGAGCGCGGACGACGCAGCCCTCCGCCAGTCGTCTGCCGTCCCTGACCGGCCTGCGCTTCCCCGCCGCCCTTGCGGTCTTCGCGTACCACGCCGCCCTGCCGATCCCGACCCTGCGGTTCTTCGCCGACGACAGCACCGAGTTCCGCTTCGTCGACCTCGCCGACCAGGCCGGCGGGCTCGGGGTGGCGTTCTTCTTCGTGCTCAGCGGCTTCGTGCTCACCTGGTCGGCCCGCCCGGGCGACACCGCCACCGGGTTCTGGCGGCGCCGGCTGGTCAAGATCGTCCCGAACTACGTGGTCGCCTGGGCGCTGGCCATGATCTTCTTCGCCGGCTCCTACACCCCGGTGCGCACGGCGGTCCTCAACCTGCTGATGCTCCAGGTCTGGATACCCGACTTCAACACCTACTTCAGCGTCGACCCGCCCAGCTGGTCGCTCGGCGCCGAGCTGGTCTTCTACCTCTCCTTCCCGCTGCTGCATCGCTTCCTGCGGACGATCCGCCCGGAGCGGCTCCTCTACTGGATCGGCGGCACGGTCGCCGCCATCGTCGCCACCCCGGCGCTGGCCTACCTGGTGCTGCCCGACACCCCGGGCGTCCCCGGCGGCTACGAGTCCTCGGTGGTGCAGTACTGGTTCTCCTACGTGCTCCCGCCGGTGCGGCTGCTGGACTTCGCCCTCGGCATCCTGGTCGCCCTCGCGGTGCGCTCCGGCCGCTGGCGCGACATCGGCATGGTGTGGTCCGGCGTGCTCCTGGTGGCCGGTTACGCGGCCACCCGCTGGGTGCCCTACCTGTACGCCCAGCGGGTGACCACCGTGGTGCCGATCGCGCTGCTGGTCGCGTCCGCCGCGATCGCCGACCGGGACGGCCGGTTCACGCCCTTCCGCAACCGGGCGATGACCTGGCTCGGGGAGATCTCCTTCGCCTTCTACCTGCTGCACTTCGTCGTGCTGACCGAGATGCGCGACCTGCTCGGCACCAAGCTGTACTCGACCCCCGAGGGCATCGGCCTGCTGCTGCTCGCGATCGGGGTCACCGTGCTGCTCTCCTGGGTCCTGTACCGGCTGGTCGAGGCGCCGATCACCAAGCGGTTCTCCTCACCGCGCCGCAAGCCGGCCGGCCCCGCTCCCACCTCCTGA
- a CDS encoding NAD(P)H-binding protein, translated as MGKILVTGATGQVGAEVLAQLLAAGADVRAGARTPEKLAPPAPVDTAALDLTDPDTYGPALAGVDKVFLYAVPQGTAGFLAAAREAGVRHVVVLSSQTVVDAFPVQKPIVEMHRAVEDAVLASGIAYTFLRPHNFATNILMWGWPESIRAEGRIRFPYPESHSDAIHEKDIAAVAVAALTGEGHENRAYFISGPRSITQREQLADLAEALGRPLEFEELTDAEAREALAPIVPIWVMDAVVGYWAGSDGVPTEVSDTVEQLTGRPARTFAEWARDHVADFTA; from the coding sequence ATGGGCAAGATCCTCGTCACCGGGGCGACCGGCCAGGTCGGCGCCGAGGTGCTGGCGCAGCTGCTGGCGGCCGGCGCGGACGTCCGGGCCGGCGCCCGGACCCCGGAGAAGCTGGCACCGCCCGCCCCGGTCGACACCGCGGCGCTCGACCTCACCGACCCGGACACCTACGGCCCGGCCCTGGCCGGGGTCGACAAGGTGTTCCTCTACGCGGTGCCGCAGGGCACGGCCGGCTTCCTCGCCGCGGCGCGGGAGGCCGGCGTGCGGCACGTCGTGGTGCTCTCCTCGCAGACCGTGGTGGACGCCTTCCCGGTGCAGAAGCCGATCGTGGAGATGCACCGCGCGGTCGAGGACGCCGTCCTCGCCTCCGGGATCGCGTACACCTTCCTGCGGCCGCACAACTTCGCCACCAACATCCTGATGTGGGGCTGGCCGGAGTCGATCCGGGCCGAGGGGCGGATCCGCTTCCCGTACCCCGAGTCGCACAGCGACGCGATCCACGAGAAGGACATCGCCGCGGTCGCGGTGGCGGCGCTCACCGGCGAGGGCCACGAGAACCGGGCGTACTTCATCAGCGGCCCCCGGTCGATCACCCAGCGCGAGCAGCTCGCCGACCTGGCCGAGGCGCTCGGGCGGCCGCTGGAGTTCGAGGAGCTGACCGACGCCGAGGCGCGCGAGGCCCTGGCCCCGATCGTCCCGATCTGGGTGATGGACGCGGTGGTCGGCTACTGGGCGGGTTCCGACGGCGTCCCGACCGAGGTGTCCGACACGGTGGAGCAGCTCACCGGCCGCCCCGCCCGGACCTTCGCCGAGTGGGCCCGCGACCACGTGGCCGACTTCACCGCCTGA
- a CDS encoding transposase yields the protein MTRTLPTGPQAPPEDAQLLDASHEVLLKELCGVLFASLPRSDQRRKGAQYLRGLLGAHGRKSIRNIATVVGGPAAEQSLHHFITSSTWDWGPVRQALAQHLARIAPPQAYVLRPMVVPKAGDHSVGVDRRFIPALGQVLNAQQAVGVWAASESFSGPVNWRLHLPRTWLEDAPRRSQALIPDEVDAESLGDCALEAVLGLPARWGLPVRPVVADAREADGLRLVRRMRGERLPMLARISGSFPLRPVAPLPGHPAGPGPACQLLTAARELRRPVVWSDPSGELRGGLVAAVRVRPAGPGAARQGRGRRGGGELLLLGMGAVGGRWPAELWLTDLVDLPVAALVRLARLSDRVDLDFTRTADRVGVRDFAGRSFGGWHRHITLASAAHAVAVLARGDDRLY from the coding sequence ATGACCCGAACCCTGCCGACGGGCCCCCAGGCTCCGCCGGAGGACGCGCAGTTGCTCGACGCCTCGCACGAGGTGCTGCTCAAGGAGCTGTGCGGCGTGCTGTTCGCCTCGCTGCCGCGCAGCGACCAGCGGCGCAAGGGCGCCCAGTACCTGCGCGGGCTGCTGGGCGCCCACGGACGCAAGTCGATCCGCAACATCGCCACGGTGGTCGGCGGCCCGGCCGCCGAGCAGAGCCTGCACCACTTCATCACCAGCTCCACCTGGGACTGGGGCCCGGTCCGCCAGGCGCTGGCCCAGCACCTCGCCCGGATCGCCCCGCCGCAGGCCTACGTGCTGCGGCCGATGGTCGTCCCCAAGGCCGGCGACCACTCGGTGGGAGTGGACCGCCGCTTCATCCCGGCCCTCGGCCAGGTGCTCAACGCCCAGCAGGCGGTGGGTGTCTGGGCCGCCTCGGAGAGCTTCAGCGGCCCGGTCAACTGGCGCCTGCACCTGCCGCGGACCTGGCTGGAGGACGCGCCGCGGCGCAGCCAGGCGCTGATACCCGACGAGGTCGACGCGGAGAGCCTCGGCGACTGCGCCCTGGAGGCGGTGCTCGGCCTGCCGGCCCGCTGGGGGCTGCCGGTGCGCCCGGTGGTCGCGGACGCCAGGGAAGCCGACGGGCTGCGGCTGGTGCGCCGGATGCGGGGCGAGCGGCTGCCGATGCTGGCCCGGATCTCCGGCTCGTTCCCGCTGCGGCCGGTCGCGCCGCTGCCCGGCCACCCGGCCGGGCCGGGGCCCGCCTGCCAACTGCTCACCGCGGCCCGGGAGCTGCGCCGGCCGGTGGTCTGGTCCGACCCGTCCGGCGAGCTGCGCGGCGGGCTGGTCGCGGCCGTCCGGGTGCGTCCGGCCGGGCCGGGGGCCGCCCGCCAGGGCCGGGGCCGGCGCGGCGGCGGGGAGCTGCTGCTGCTCGGGATGGGCGCGGTCGGCGGGCGCTGGCCGGCCGAGCTGTGGCTCACCGACCTGGTGGACCTGCCGGTGGCCGCGCTGGTGCGGCTGGCCCGGCTGTCCGACCGGGTGGACCTGGACTTCACCAGGACCGCCGACCGGGTCGGGGTGCGGGACTTCGCGGGCCGCTCGTTCGGCGGCTGGCACCGGCACATCACCCTGGCCTCGGCGGCGCACGCGGTCGCGGTGCTGGCCCGCGGCGACGACCGGCTGTACTGA
- a CDS encoding helix-turn-helix domain-containing protein — protein MTRRSADSIAFNVLELLASEAPAAQLAELVEQARRSCESAPEREAICRIEQLGLSIRSRSQQRRRREAGLAALADTARDLALPYELDNLLRVITRRARLLLGADVSCLTTAEPAGGDSAPGPVRIRTTDGPSGSLRVGLAVPDGFGLGGGVPADPGPFWTPDFLVDERIRRSPVVDGAVRAEGLRAVMAVPLGHRARPFGTLYVAERAVRYFTTDEISLMAALGDLAGVAIEKARLLERTARTSPAAAPAGAADPAGELAEAHRALVDLALSGRDPHALVRDAGRRLDLGLRVYASDGTVLASTGELPELDGPTVVATAVDTHAAGRPVRLAGPLWAAPVRAGSTDLGTLLARPTGRRADLAAEFCQSVAQAVAVALLLEGQRSAGPVRHVGDELLDELLSSPQRPPRQLDVRARRLGIDLSAAHVLVVARPEGEAQGRTATWAGLYAHRMSGLKRVHNGRAVLLLPGSDPGRAARAVAEELTPLLGLPVTVGAAGPVSDPTSVFHGYQEALRCLDAMTSLGAVGRAASARELGFVGVLLADNHDVEGFIESAVGPVLDYDRQRLTELTRTLQAWFDTGNSPTHAAQRLHVHPNTVARRLERIGELLGPDWLKPERSFEIQLALRLSRVRRTLLDRVARADPGRPGDPAADPTDDRSGGPAGSPGDRPDRTDRTGPAT, from the coding sequence ATGACGCGACGGTCCGCCGACTCAATCGCGTTCAACGTCCTGGAACTGCTGGCCAGCGAGGCTCCGGCCGCCCAACTGGCGGAGCTGGTCGAGCAGGCCCGGCGGAGCTGCGAGTCCGCCCCCGAGCGGGAGGCGATCTGCCGGATCGAACAGCTCGGCCTGTCCATCCGCTCCCGGTCCCAGCAGCGGCGCCGCCGTGAGGCCGGACTGGCCGCGCTCGCCGACACCGCCCGCGACCTGGCCCTGCCCTACGAGCTGGACAACCTGCTGCGGGTCATCACCCGCCGGGCCCGGCTGCTGCTGGGCGCCGACGTCTCCTGCCTCACCACCGCCGAACCGGCCGGCGGCGACAGCGCCCCCGGCCCGGTGCGGATCCGCACCACCGACGGCCCCAGCGGCTCGCTGCGGGTCGGCCTGGCCGTCCCCGACGGCTTCGGCCTGGGCGGCGGCGTACCGGCCGACCCGGGGCCGTTCTGGACCCCGGACTTCCTCGTGGACGAGCGGATCCGGCGCAGCCCGGTGGTCGACGGGGCGGTCCGCGCCGAGGGGCTGCGCGCCGTGATGGCCGTCCCGCTCGGCCACCGCGCCCGACCGTTCGGCACCCTGTACGTCGCGGAGCGCGCGGTGCGCTACTTCACCACCGACGAGATCTCCCTGATGGCCGCGCTCGGCGACCTCGCCGGGGTCGCGATCGAGAAGGCCCGGCTGCTGGAGCGCACCGCCCGGACCTCCCCCGCGGCGGCCCCGGCCGGCGCCGCCGACCCGGCCGGCGAACTCGCCGAGGCCCACCGCGCCCTGGTCGACCTGGCGCTCTCCGGCCGCGACCCGCACGCCCTGGTCCGCGACGCCGGCCGCCGGCTCGACCTCGGCCTGCGGGTGTACGCGAGCGACGGCACCGTGCTCGCCTCGACCGGCGAACTGCCCGAGCTCGACGGGCCGACCGTGGTCGCCACCGCCGTCGACACCCACGCGGCCGGCCGCCCGGTCCGGCTGGCCGGACCGCTGTGGGCGGCCCCGGTCCGGGCCGGCTCCACCGACCTGGGCACCCTGCTCGCCCGGCCGACCGGCCGCCGGGCGGACCTGGCCGCGGAGTTCTGCCAGAGCGTCGCCCAGGCGGTCGCGGTCGCCCTGCTGCTGGAGGGCCAGCGCTCGGCCGGCCCGGTCCGCCACGTCGGCGACGAGCTGCTCGACGAACTGCTGAGCAGTCCGCAGCGCCCGCCGCGCCAGCTCGACGTCCGGGCCCGCCGGCTCGGCATCGACCTGTCCGCCGCCCATGTCCTGGTGGTCGCCCGGCCCGAGGGCGAGGCCCAGGGCCGGACCGCGACCTGGGCCGGGCTGTACGCCCACCGGATGAGCGGCCTCAAACGCGTCCACAACGGCCGGGCGGTGCTGCTGCTGCCCGGCAGCGACCCGGGCCGGGCCGCCCGCGCGGTCGCCGAGGAGCTCACCCCGCTGCTCGGCCTGCCGGTGACGGTCGGCGCGGCCGGGCCGGTCAGCGACCCGACCTCGGTCTTCCACGGCTACCAGGAGGCGCTGCGCTGCCTGGACGCGATGACCTCGCTGGGCGCGGTCGGCCGCGCCGCCTCGGCCCGCGAACTCGGCTTCGTGGGCGTCCTGCTGGCCGACAACCACGATGTCGAGGGGTTCATCGAGTCGGCCGTCGGCCCGGTGCTCGACTACGACCGGCAGCGGCTGACCGAGCTGACCCGCACCCTCCAGGCCTGGTTCGACACCGGCAACAGCCCGACCCACGCCGCCCAGCGGCTGCACGTCCACCCCAACACGGTGGCCCGCCGGCTGGAGCGGATCGGCGAACTGCTCGGCCCGGACTGGCTGAAACCCGAGCGCTCGTTCGAGATCCAGCTCGCGCTCAGGCTGAGCCGGGTGCGCCGCACCCTGCTCGACCGGGTCGCCCGCGCCGACCCCGGCCGCCCCGGGGACCCGGCGGCCGACCCGACGGACGACCGGTCGGGCGGTCCGGCCGGCAGCCCGGGCGACCGACCGGACCGGACCGACCGGACCGGCCCCGCCACCTGA
- a CDS encoding transaldolase family protein yields MKKPPAAEPRTGDLRPLIAEGVSPWLDGIDRGLVTSGLLGRLIDRTGLRGATTNPALLTGPMRHDPVYAEQLARLAEHHVSPEGSVWAATVHDLRLVCEEFRGVHRATHGHDGLVSADLDPRLAHDAAATVAEAVELARAVDRPNLLVKIPATAAGLTAIRDCVGRGLGVHATGLYSVRRYGQVVEAYFDGLEQALAAGLPLAAIASVASLPVGRVDREIDRRLAAIAGPDAAALRGLTAQAAARLMYRAYEERLGDGRWRTLRASGARPQRLLWTDSALGGAAAQARYVAGLVSWGTAHAMTGPVLDEAVRKLRLEGDTLLGRYEAARAVLDRLGRLGIDYGTVARRLEEQSVPLLVDHWSRLHAAVEGRPAARPGDQEPARLPLR; encoded by the coding sequence GTGAAGAAGCCGCCGGCCGCAGAACCCCGAACCGGAGACCTGCGGCCGCTGATCGCCGAGGGCGTCTCGCCCTGGCTGGACGGGATCGACCGCGGCCTGGTCACCTCGGGCCTGCTCGGCCGGCTGATCGACCGCACCGGTCTGCGCGGCGCCACCACCAACCCCGCCCTGCTGACCGGACCGATGCGGCACGACCCCGTCTACGCCGAGCAGTTGGCCCGGCTGGCGGAGCACCACGTCTCCCCGGAGGGCTCGGTCTGGGCCGCCACCGTGCACGACCTGCGGCTGGTCTGCGAGGAGTTCCGCGGCGTCCACCGCGCCACCCACGGCCACGACGGCCTGGTCTCGGCCGACCTGGACCCCCGGCTGGCGCACGACGCCGCCGCCACCGTCGCGGAGGCCGTAGAACTGGCCCGCGCCGTGGACCGGCCCAACCTGCTGGTCAAGATCCCGGCCACCGCCGCCGGCCTCACCGCGATCCGCGACTGCGTCGGCCGCGGACTCGGCGTGCACGCCACCGGGCTCTACTCGGTGCGGCGCTACGGGCAGGTGGTGGAGGCCTACTTCGACGGACTGGAGCAGGCACTCGCGGCCGGCCTCCCGCTGGCCGCGATCGCCTCGGTGGCCTCGCTCCCGGTCGGCCGGGTGGACCGCGAGATCGACCGGCGGCTGGCCGCGATCGCCGGCCCGGACGCCGCCGCGCTGCGCGGCCTCACCGCCCAGGCGGCGGCCCGGCTGATGTACCGGGCGTACGAGGAGCGGCTCGGCGACGGCCGCTGGCGCACCCTGCGCGCCTCCGGGGCCCGCCCGCAGCGGCTGCTGTGGACCGACTCGGCACTCGGCGGGGCCGCCGCCCAGGCCCGGTACGTGGCCGGGCTGGTCTCCTGGGGCACCGCGCACGCGATGACCGGACCGGTGCTGGACGAGGCGGTCCGCAAGCTCCGGCTGGAGGGCGACACCCTGCTCGGCCGGTACGAGGCGGCCCGGGCGGTGCTCGACCGGCTGGGCCGGCTCGGCATCGACTACGGCACGGTCGCCCGGCGGCTGGAGGAGCAGAGCGTCCCGCTGCTGGTCGACCACTGGTCGCGGCTGCACGCCGCCGTCGAGGGACGCCCGGCCGCCCGGCCCGGCGATCAGGAACCGGCCCGACTTCCGCTCCGCTGA
- a CDS encoding NAD(P)H-dependent oxidoreductase has translation MTTIAVIYWSSTGNVARLAGAAADAAGKAGAEVRLRRIADLADDTYVPGTEEAARELRDRTADVPVATLDDLAWADGILIGTPVRFGLPAAPVLRFVDATAPLSIPGGLADKAVSAFTSGSAPHGGHETAILALHNAFCHWGSLILATGSTDPVLFRPENGNPYGASAVSRNVPGQVHEENIAAVEFQARRVVRVAALLGGLADQ, from the coding sequence GTGACCACCATTGCCGTCATCTATTGGTCCTCCACCGGAAATGTCGCCAGGCTGGCCGGGGCGGCGGCCGACGCCGCCGGGAAGGCGGGCGCCGAGGTGCGGCTGCGCCGGATCGCCGACCTCGCGGACGACACCTACGTGCCGGGCACCGAGGAGGCCGCGCGGGAGCTGCGGGACCGCACCGCGGACGTCCCGGTGGCCACGCTCGACGACCTGGCCTGGGCGGACGGCATCCTGATCGGCACCCCGGTCAGGTTCGGCCTGCCGGCCGCGCCGGTGCTGCGGTTCGTCGACGCGACGGCGCCGCTGTCGATCCCCGGCGGGCTGGCGGACAAGGCGGTGTCCGCCTTCACCTCGGGCTCCGCGCCGCACGGCGGCCACGAGACGGCGATCCTGGCGCTGCACAACGCCTTCTGCCACTGGGGTTCGCTGATCCTGGCCACCGGCTCCACCGACCCGGTGCTGTTCCGCCCGGAGAACGGCAATCCGTACGGGGCCAGCGCGGTGTCCCGGAACGTGCCGGGCCAGGTGCACGAGGAGAACATCGCCGCCGTGGAGTTCCAGGCCCGCCGGGTGGTCCGGGTGGCCGCACTGCTCGGCGGCCTCGCCGACCAGTAG